Proteins encoded within one genomic window of Sphingomonas sp. NBWT7:
- the trmFO gene encoding methylenetetrahydrofolate--tRNA-(uracil(54)-C(5))-methyltransferase (FADH(2)-oxidizing) TrmFO encodes MTHDIHVIGGGLAGSEAAWQLAEAGHKVRLSEMRGSGENTPAHHTDHLAELVCSNSFRSDDAESNAVGLIHQEMRALGSLILTQGDRHKVPAGSALAVDRDGFSAGVTAALNAHPNITIVRERIDTLPQGPAIIATGPLTAPGLSEAIAGETGKDALAFFDAIAPIVHRDTIDMDKAWFQSRWNKGDGTDYINCPLTREQYDAFVEGLLAGEKSVPREWENVPYFEGCMPIEVMAERGRETLRFGPMKGVGLDQPGTASDKHPQGRWPYACVQLRQDNAAGTLWNIVGFQTKLKHAEQVRLFRTIPGLEKAEFARLGGLHRNTFLRSPELLDPELRLKSRPNVRFAGQITGCEGYVESAAIGLLAGRFAAAELAGGSMAPPPVETALGALLNHITGAAVAETYQPMNVNFGLFPPIEGRTKKADRKKMYTDRARAALAGWLTA; translated from the coding sequence ATGACCCACGACATCCACGTCATCGGCGGCGGGCTCGCCGGGAGCGAGGCCGCCTGGCAGCTCGCCGAGGCCGGCCACAAGGTCCGCCTCTCCGAAATGCGCGGCTCTGGGGAGAACACCCCCGCGCACCACACCGATCACCTCGCCGAGCTCGTCTGCTCGAACAGCTTCCGCTCCGACGATGCGGAGAGCAACGCCGTCGGCCTGATCCACCAGGAGATGCGCGCATTGGGCTCGCTGATCTTGACGCAAGGCGACCGGCACAAGGTCCCCGCCGGCTCTGCACTGGCGGTCGACCGCGACGGCTTCTCCGCTGGCGTCACCGCCGCGCTCAACGCGCACCCCAACATCACGATCGTGCGCGAGCGGATCGACACGCTTCCGCAAGGCCCCGCGATCATCGCCACCGGCCCGCTCACCGCCCCCGGCCTGTCCGAGGCGATCGCCGGCGAGACGGGGAAGGACGCGCTCGCCTTTTTCGACGCCATCGCGCCCATCGTCCACCGCGACACGATCGACATGGACAAGGCCTGGTTCCAGTCGCGCTGGAACAAGGGCGACGGCACCGATTACATCAACTGCCCGCTCACCCGCGAACAGTATGACGCCTTCGTCGAAGGGCTGCTGGCGGGCGAGAAGAGCGTGCCGCGCGAATGGGAGAATGTGCCCTATTTCGAAGGCTGCATGCCGATCGAGGTAATGGCGGAGCGCGGCCGCGAGACGCTGCGCTTCGGCCCGATGAAGGGCGTCGGCCTCGACCAGCCCGGCACCGCCTCGGACAAGCACCCGCAGGGCCGCTGGCCCTATGCCTGTGTCCAGCTGCGCCAGGACAATGCCGCCGGCACCTTGTGGAACATCGTCGGCTTCCAGACGAAGCTCAAGCATGCCGAGCAGGTCCGCCTGTTCCGCACCATCCCGGGCCTGGAAAAGGCCGAGTTCGCGCGCCTCGGCGGCCTCCACCGCAACACCTTCCTGCGCTCGCCCGAGCTGCTCGATCCCGAGCTGCGGCTGAAGTCGCGCCCGAACGTCCGCTTCGCCGGGCAGATCACCGGCTGCGAAGGCTATGTCGAAAGCGCCGCGATCGGCCTCTTGGCCGGCCGCTTCGCCGCGGCGGAGCTTGCGGGTGGGTCGATGGCCCCGCCCCCCGTCGAGACGGCGCTGGGCGCTCTCCTCAATCACATCACCGGCGCCGCGGTGGCGGAAACGTATCAGCCGATGAACGTCAACTTCGGCCTCTTCCCGCCGATCGAGGGCCGCACCAAGAAGGCCGATCGCAAGAAGATGTACACCGATCGCGCACGCGCCGCGCTGGCGGGGTGGCTCACCGCCTAA
- a CDS encoding EF-hand domain-containing protein — MWRYLAGGMAALLMVAAGWLLFSSRATSDPVLPPPPPAPLRADTAGDEPAAPVPEATERTREEKRFDRYDKDRDSRITRDEYLVSRRKAFAKLDANGDGRLSFDEWAAKTTAKFAAADRDKSGVMDRAEFATTAVKRKAKPRCVCPQASADDGN; from the coding sequence ATGTGGCGATATCTGGCGGGAGGTATGGCGGCGCTGCTGATGGTGGCGGCGGGCTGGCTGCTGTTCTCGAGCCGCGCAACAAGCGATCCCGTGCTGCCGCCCCCGCCGCCCGCCCCCCTGCGCGCCGACACGGCGGGCGATGAGCCCGCGGCTCCGGTGCCCGAAGCGACCGAGCGGACGCGCGAGGAGAAGCGCTTCGACCGCTACGACAAGGATCGCGACAGCCGCATCACGCGCGACGAATATCTCGTCTCCCGGCGCAAGGCGTTCGCGAAGCTCGACGCCAACGGTGACGGCCGGCTGTCGTTCGACGAGTGGGCGGCGAAGACGACGGCGAAGTTCGCCGCTGCCGATCGCGACAAGTCGGGCGTGATGGACCGCGCCGAGTTCGCCACTACGGCAGTGAAGCGCAAGGCGAAGCCGCGATGCGTCTGTCCCCAAGCGAGCGCCGACGACGGTAATTAG
- a CDS encoding squalene/phytoene synthase family protein, producing MVNDAETLGIDPTDGHPERALALSYAPRAARAGVAAVFALDATLARLALGTRDAMVAQLRLTWWYEALGDLAQGVVPAQPILRTLRDEGADAAALMKVAEGWELLLPAEIGDGDLEAFAAARASVFNEAARLAGARDDVSAAGRGWALADLALRSAEPARVAAATRLAMPSLQAAAAQRWSGAGRFLGALVHVARADLAGAAPPGAPRRVARLAWHRLTGR from the coding sequence ATGGTTAACGACGCGGAAACCTTGGGGATCGATCCCACGGACGGGCATCCCGAGCGGGCGCTTGCGCTGTCCTATGCGCCACGGGCGGCGCGTGCGGGCGTGGCGGCGGTGTTCGCGCTCGATGCGACGCTGGCGCGGCTCGCGCTGGGGACGCGCGATGCGATGGTGGCGCAGCTGCGGCTGACGTGGTGGTACGAGGCGCTGGGTGATCTGGCGCAGGGCGTCGTGCCGGCGCAACCGATCCTGCGGACCTTGCGCGACGAGGGAGCGGACGCGGCGGCGCTGATGAAGGTAGCCGAAGGCTGGGAGCTGTTGCTGCCCGCCGAGATCGGCGACGGCGATCTGGAGGCGTTCGCGGCGGCGCGGGCGAGCGTTTTCAACGAGGCGGCGCGGCTCGCAGGTGCGCGCGACGATGTCTCGGCGGCCGGTCGCGGGTGGGCGCTGGCCGATCTCGCGCTGCGTAGTGCGGAGCCGGCGCGTGTGGCCGCGGCGACGCGGTTGGCAATGCCGTCGTTGCAGGCGGCCGCGGCGCAGCGATGGAGCGGGGCGGGGCGCTTCCTAGGGGCACTGGTTCATGTCGCGCGGGCGGATCTCGCAGGCGCCGCGCCGCCGGGCGCGCCGCGCCGTGTCGCGCGGCTCGCCTGGCACCGGCTGACCGGACGGTAG
- a CDS encoding TadE/TadG family type IV pilus assembly protein yields MRARENIMATFLGRLRRDRRGNTLAIMAAAMIPLIAMIGSGIDMTRAYMAQNRFRQACDAGSLAGRRLLSGLTVTQNVRDEATKYFTFNFPQGQFQSAAYTLAMSIPTAGTLRIASETTIPTTLMKIFGFNTLPISATCSATQDFVNTDLMLVFDLSGSMNCAPGGVGDCGGVNQPNSKLDALKAAAKALYATLEPAQDQLYANNLRMRYGFVNYSSGVNVGEALYQKNSSNFVTRSSYQSRIPALDDNSKTRAWCDAKLGNFTEGYVYNFWTGRNEYYRNCRYPVDYNTGTWLYREIEHDVTSYLAGGTPFLLSRNRASTRWAGCIEERLTDSAIIDGGAATTAPTSAYDLDIDLPPNDDSKRWRPAWPDTYFEPNSLRPTSSFYCPTAARRLRNYYGDKSGFENYVDSLDAIGGTYHDLGMIWGARFISPTGIFAASPSETNDLTTPDNPVKIRGFGVKKYIIFMTDGEMKPEYFLYSPYGVESLDQRVTAGASNLLDRHLQRFRMACNAAKAKGIDVWVIAFATTLTTDMQNCASKPEQAAGLSTNAALIAKFQEIGSKIGSLRLSQ; encoded by the coding sequence ATGCGCGCGCGCGAGAACATCATGGCGACTTTCCTCGGCCGCCTTCGCCGCGACCGCCGCGGCAACACGCTCGCGATCATGGCCGCAGCGATGATCCCGCTGATCGCGATGATCGGCTCGGGCATCGACATGACGCGCGCCTACATGGCGCAGAACCGATTTCGTCAGGCCTGCGACGCGGGATCCTTGGCCGGCCGCCGCCTGCTCAGCGGTCTCACCGTCACGCAGAACGTGCGCGACGAGGCGACCAAATATTTCACTTTCAACTTCCCGCAGGGCCAGTTCCAGTCCGCCGCCTACACGCTCGCCATGTCGATCCCGACGGCGGGCACGCTGCGCATTGCGAGCGAGACGACGATCCCGACGACGCTGATGAAGATCTTCGGCTTCAACACGCTGCCCATTTCGGCGACGTGCTCGGCGACGCAGGATTTCGTCAATACGGATCTAATGCTCGTCTTCGATCTTTCGGGATCGATGAACTGCGCTCCAGGAGGCGTTGGTGACTGTGGAGGCGTTAATCAGCCGAACTCTAAGCTCGACGCGTTAAAGGCCGCCGCAAAGGCACTTTATGCAACGCTAGAACCGGCTCAAGATCAGCTTTACGCTAACAATCTCCGTATGCGGTACGGTTTTGTAAATTATTCAAGCGGCGTAAATGTGGGAGAGGCTCTTTACCAGAAGAACTCATCAAATTTTGTGACGAGGTCTTCATATCAATCAAGAATTCCAGCATTGGACGACAATAGCAAGACACGTGCATGGTGCGATGCCAAATTGGGAAATTTCACCGAGGGGTACGTGTATAACTTTTGGACAGGACGAAACGAATATTATCGTAACTGTCGATACCCTGTAGATTACAATACAGGCACGTGGTTGTACAGAGAAATTGAACATGACGTTACAAGCTATCTTGCGGGTGGAACGCCATTTCTTCTAAGTAGGAATCGAGCCTCGACACGCTGGGCGGGGTGTATCGAAGAACGTCTAACCGACTCCGCCATAATTGATGGGGGGGCTGCAACGACTGCTCCAACTTCGGCTTATGATCTCGATATCGACCTTCCGCCCAACGACGACTCAAAGCGCTGGCGACCGGCTTGGCCGGATACATATTTCGAACCCAATTCATTAAGGCCGACCAGCAGTTTCTATTGTCCAACTGCCGCACGGCGATTGCGCAATTACTATGGGGATAAATCCGGCTTTGAAAACTATGTCGATAGTCTGGATGCAATAGGTGGAACCTATCACGATCTTGGAATGATTTGGGGAGCGCGTTTTATCTCGCCCACAGGGATCTTTGCGGCCTCTCCATCCGAAACCAATGACCTCACAACGCCGGACAATCCCGTGAAGATCAGGGGATTCGGTGTAAAGAAGTACATCATCTTCATGACCGACGGCGAAATGAAGCCCGAATATTTTCTTTACTCTCCATATGGAGTCGAGAGTCTGGATCAACGGGTGACTGCAGGTGCATCGAATTTGCTCGACCGCCACCTCCAGCGCTTCCGCATGGCGTGCAACGCTGCGAAGGCGAAAGGCATCGACGTCTGGGTCATTGCCTTCGCCACGACGTTGACGACCGACATGCAGAATTGCGCGTCGAAGCCCGAGCAGGCTGCCGGACTGTCAACGAACGCTGCCCTCATCGCCAAATTCCAGGAGATCGGCTCCAAGATCGGCTCGCTGAGGCTCAGCCAGTGA
- a CDS encoding TadE/TadG family type IV pilus assembly protein, whose amino-acid sequence MLRRLRSDERGATILEFALIIPVVCSLLAAGFELGYRVYLGAIVQGALLEASRRATIGDRTAAQIDQIIKDRVAMLSNAMNVKSIKKENFYNFTNVGKPEKITFDKNNNNSYDASDDCYEDANNNSVYDVNLNTGLGTADDIVRYTVEVEYPNIMPVNALMGWGTKQYITASTVLRNQPFTSRAIPTVRCP is encoded by the coding sequence ATGCTGCGACGGCTTCGCAGTGACGAACGCGGCGCGACAATCCTCGAATTCGCGCTGATCATCCCCGTGGTCTGTTCGCTACTCGCGGCGGGGTTCGAGCTCGGCTACCGCGTGTATCTCGGCGCAATCGTGCAAGGCGCGCTGCTCGAGGCGTCGCGTCGCGCGACGATCGGCGATCGTACCGCCGCGCAGATCGATCAGATCATCAAGGATCGCGTCGCGATGCTGTCGAACGCGATGAACGTGAAAAGCATCAAGAAGGAGAACTTCTACAACTTCACGAACGTCGGAAAGCCGGAGAAAATCACTTTCGATAAGAACAACAATAATAGCTACGACGCCTCTGATGACTGTTACGAGGATGCCAACAACAACAGCGTCTACGACGTCAACCTAAATACCGGGTTGGGCACGGCGGACGATATCGTCCGCTATACGGTCGAAGTCGAATATCCTAACATCATGCCGGTGAACGCACTGATGGGTTGGGGCACGAAGCAATACATCACCGCCTCCACCGTGCTGCGCAACCAGCCGTTCACGTCTCGCGCGATACCGACGGTGCGCTGCCCGTGA
- a CDS encoding TadE/TadG family type IV pilus assembly protein codes for MAAAATLRRLRADRRGLALLEFAFTLPLVLTLLLYGLEIANYGLASLRVHQIAATAADNAARVRDSINEADVNEVLIGGKIVGERMDFASRGRIILSDVMPNGQTGTNAGQKILWQRCTGALNTPESQPKYGAEGKGATDGTLQAMGAAGRQIAASPNSAMIFAEVTYRYKPVVSSTLLGTPILRSEASFTVRERNAETLKAATGATASVCANYTA; via the coding sequence ATGGCTGCGGCCGCCACGCTGCGCCGTCTACGCGCTGACCGCCGCGGTCTGGCGCTGCTCGAATTCGCCTTCACGCTGCCGCTGGTGCTGACGTTGCTGCTCTATGGCCTCGAGATCGCGAACTACGGCCTCGCCTCGCTGCGGGTGCACCAGATCGCCGCCACCGCCGCCGACAACGCCGCGCGTGTCCGCGATTCGATCAACGAGGCCGACGTCAACGAAGTGCTGATCGGCGGCAAGATCGTCGGCGAGCGCATGGATTTCGCCAGTCGTGGCCGCATCATTCTCAGCGACGTTATGCCGAACGGTCAGACGGGCACCAACGCCGGTCAGAAGATCCTGTGGCAGCGTTGCACCGGCGCGCTCAACACGCCCGAATCGCAGCCCAAATACGGTGCCGAGGGCAAGGGCGCGACCGACGGCACGCTACAGGCGATGGGCGCCGCCGGCCGCCAGATCGCGGCGAGTCCGAATTCGGCGATGATCTTCGCCGAGGTGACCTATCGCTACAAGCCGGTGGTCTCATCCACGCTGCTCGGCACGCCGATCCTGCGCTCCGAAGCGTCGTTCACCGTTCGCGAACGCAACGCGGAGACGCTGAAAGCCGCGACCGGTGCAACGGCGAGCGTCTGCGCGAACTATACAGCCTAA
- a CDS encoding pyruvate dehydrogenase complex E1 component subunit beta, with protein sequence MAIDIKMPALSPTMEEGTLAKWLVKEGDTVKSGDIMAEIETDKATMEFEAVDEGTVGKILVAEGTDNVKVGTVIMQLNGEGEDAGNADTAPQETKDDAPDAKAKADAKKDDKVEDSAHPAQEKVETGARQMFEAAKHDAEVADPAIPEGTEMVKMTVREALRDAMAEEMRADDRVFVMGEEVAQYQGAYKVTQGLLDEFGEQRVIDTPITEYGFAGVGTGAAMGGLRPIVEFMTFNFAMQAIDHIVNSAAKTNYMSGGQMRCPMVFRGPNGAASRVGAQHSQNYGPWYASVPGLIVIAPYDAADAKGLLKAAIRTEDPVVFLENELLYGRSFDVPKLDDWVLPIGKARVMREGRDVTIVSYSIGVGLALEAADKLAEEGVEAEVIDLRTLRPLDKQTVLKSLAKTNRLVVAEEGWPTCSIASEIVAICMEEGFDDLDAPVIRVCNEDVPLPYAANLEKLALISSDRIVEAVKNVTYRG encoded by the coding sequence ATGGCGATCGACATCAAGATGCCGGCGCTGTCGCCGACGATGGAAGAGGGCACGCTCGCCAAGTGGCTCGTCAAGGAAGGCGACACGGTGAAGTCGGGCGACATCATGGCCGAGATCGAGACCGACAAGGCAACGATGGAGTTCGAGGCGGTCGACGAGGGGACCGTTGGCAAGATTCTCGTCGCCGAGGGTACCGACAACGTGAAGGTCGGCACCGTCATCATGCAGCTGAACGGCGAGGGCGAGGATGCGGGCAATGCCGACACCGCGCCGCAAGAGACCAAGGACGACGCGCCCGACGCGAAGGCCAAGGCCGACGCGAAGAAGGACGACAAGGTCGAGGATTCCGCGCATCCCGCGCAGGAGAAGGTCGAGACCGGCGCGCGCCAGATGTTCGAGGCGGCGAAGCACGATGCCGAGGTCGCCGATCCGGCGATCCCGGAAGGCACCGAGATGGTCAAGATGACCGTCCGCGAGGCGCTGCGCGACGCGATGGCGGAGGAGATGCGCGCCGACGACCGCGTGTTCGTGATGGGCGAGGAAGTCGCGCAATATCAGGGCGCGTACAAGGTAACGCAGGGTTTGCTGGACGAGTTCGGCGAACAGCGCGTGATCGACACGCCGATCACCGAATACGGCTTCGCCGGCGTCGGCACGGGCGCCGCGATGGGCGGGCTCCGCCCGATCGTCGAGTTCATGACGTTCAACTTCGCGATGCAGGCGATCGATCATATCGTCAATTCGGCTGCCAAGACGAACTACATGTCCGGCGGACAGATGCGCTGCCCGATGGTGTTCCGCGGCCCCAATGGCGCCGCGAGCCGCGTCGGCGCGCAACACTCGCAGAACTATGGTCCCTGGTACGCAAGCGTTCCCGGGCTGATCGTGATCGCGCCGTACGATGCGGCGGATGCCAAGGGGTTGCTGAAGGCGGCAATCCGCACCGAGGACCCGGTCGTGTTCCTCGAGAACGAGCTGCTCTATGGCCGCTCGTTCGACGTGCCCAAGCTCGACGACTGGGTGCTGCCGATCGGCAAGGCGCGGGTGATGCGCGAAGGCCGCGACGTGACGATCGTCAGCTACTCGATCGGCGTGGGGTTGGCGCTCGAGGCGGCGGACAAGCTCGCCGAGGAAGGCGTCGAGGCGGAAGTGATCGACCTGCGCACGCTGCGCCCGCTCGACAAGCAGACGGTGCTGAAAAGCCTCGCCAAGACCAACCGATTGGTCGTCGCCGAGGAAGGCTGGCCGACCTGCTCGATCGCGAGCGAGATCGTGGCGATCTGCATGGAGGAAGGGTTCGACGATCTCGACGCGCCGGTGATCCGCGTCTGCAACGAGGACGTGCCGCTACCCTATGCGGCGAACCTAGAGAAGCTGGCGCTGATCTCGTCCGACCGCATCGTCGAGGCGGTGAAGAACGTAACGTATCGCGGGTGA
- the pdhA gene encoding pyruvate dehydrogenase (acetyl-transferring) E1 component subunit alpha, with translation MAKTPSAKSAEPAITNRERPNEPQPYKASRDELIQFYKDMLLIRRFEEKAGQLYGLGLIGGFCHLYIGQEAVAVGLQSALSDKDSVITGYRDHGHMLLCGIPPKDVMAELTGRQAGISKGKGGSMHMFSVEHKFYGGHGIVGAQVSLGTGLGFAHKYRGDGGVCLAYFGDGAANQGQVYESFNMAELWKLPVIFVIENNQYAMGTSVNRASAEDQLYRRGESFRIPGIQVDGMDVLAARGAAEEALAWVRAGKGPIILEMKTYRYRGHSMSDPAKYRSREEVQAVRDKSDPIEHVKKLLEAEGVKEDELKKLEAEIRKTVGEAADFAESTPEPEPQELYTDVLVETY, from the coding sequence GTGGCAAAAACGCCAAGCGCGAAGAGCGCCGAACCAGCCATCACCAATCGCGAGCGGCCCAACGAGCCGCAGCCGTACAAGGCATCGCGCGACGAGCTGATACAATTCTACAAGGACATGCTGCTGATCCGCCGCTTCGAGGAAAAGGCGGGGCAGCTCTACGGGCTCGGCCTGATCGGCGGCTTTTGCCACCTGTACATCGGGCAGGAGGCGGTGGCGGTCGGGCTGCAATCTGCGCTGTCGGACAAGGACAGCGTGATCACCGGCTATCGCGATCACGGCCATATGCTGCTGTGCGGGATCCCGCCCAAGGACGTGATGGCCGAGCTGACCGGGCGGCAGGCAGGCATCTCGAAGGGCAAGGGCGGCTCGATGCACATGTTCAGCGTCGAGCATAAGTTCTACGGTGGGCACGGCATCGTTGGGGCACAGGTGTCGCTCGGCACCGGGCTTGGGTTCGCGCATAAGTATCGCGGTGACGGCGGCGTGTGCCTCGCCTATTTCGGCGACGGTGCCGCGAACCAGGGCCAGGTGTACGAGAGCTTCAACATGGCGGAGCTGTGGAAGCTGCCGGTGATCTTCGTCATCGAGAATAACCAATATGCGATGGGCACCAGCGTGAACCGCGCGTCGGCCGAGGACCAATTGTACCGCCGCGGCGAGAGTTTCCGCATCCCCGGCATCCAGGTCGACGGGATGGACGTGCTGGCGGCGCGCGGCGCAGCCGAGGAGGCGCTCGCCTGGGTGCGCGCGGGCAAGGGGCCGATCATCCTCGAGATGAAGACCTATCGCTACCGCGGCCACTCGATGTCCGACCCTGCCAAGTATCGCAGCCGCGAGGAAGTGCAGGCGGTGCGCGACAAGTCCGATCCGATCGAGCACGTCAAGAAGCTGCTCGAGGCGGAAGGCGTGAAGGAGGACGAGCTCAAGAAGCTCGAGGCGGAGATCCGCAAGACCGTGGGCGAGGCGGCCGATTTCGCCGAAAGCACGCCCGAACCCGAACCGCAGGAGCTGTATACCGACGTGCTGGTGGAGACGTACTGA